The window GAGGGTGGAAGGTTGGATATCTGGGgagattgttgtttttttccagCTGGTTGTGTAAGGCTCCATGGACAGAGAGGGGAGAACTATGACTGGCATGTAGTACGGATGAGGTAAATAGACCTCATCCGTACTATGGTGGAGGACTTTTCAAGTGGCAGTCCCTGTGTGTGCCCACTCCATAAAATTTGAATTTAGTAGGGGAGATCTCCAGCATGGTGGCTCCATTGGATGACACCACCAACTAGCGTACCTGCATCTTATCTGCTTGTCTGTAGAGAAAAGTCATTATTGAGACaggaaacaaatataaatgagacACAATAATTACTTTGGAGGCACTGTTACTATACCTGCGATTGTGCtgattgaattttcacaattttgTAGAGATTTGCGTTCTCTGACTTCTGATTGTATACAGTCAAAGCATATCTGGCCGCCTCCTGTACCTCAGGGGTATTTGGATCGATGTTTATTGGACCTCCAGGAATACCAGCAGAAGACAAGAGGATTGTGGAAGACAGTATGACActgaaacacagccagaggtttGCCATGGCTTCAGTAGTAAATGTGCTGTGCTACAGTGCAACTGTGATTTaaaaaggagaggagacagaaccCAGGTTACTGTGTGGTTTAAATACTGTATGAAGACGTTTAATAGCCAAAGCAAACATCTACTAACTATACCGAAATCTGATTAGAGAACCAAGCATTGTACACTGTTGATAAGTGGCGATATGTTTGTATAAAGCTCTATAATAAATACAGAACTTTTTACATAATGGATACTTTTAATAAGAAACGCATTAAAAAATATAATGATATCAGATAtctcaattccatcagcatccaTCAAAATATTTGACACTGATTGCTCTAGCTATATATTgatttttatttgcagtgtgcagtgcctgagtcctttggtctacacacttgatgttgaaaaaagacgccaaatgtgtagaccaaaggacttaGGCACTGCACACtggaaataaaatcaatataaaaagcttatccttccggcttaacacagactgtgttggagccatgaactgaccttttcagataagtggtctactgttaaacagcttttgtagaatcataacatttgccactccagtagaagcaagaatccttgct is drawn from Geotrypetes seraphini chromosome 3, aGeoSer1.1, whole genome shotgun sequence and contains these coding sequences:
- the LOC117356761 gene encoding cystatin-like gives rise to the protein MANLWLCFSVILSSTILLSSAGIPGGPINIDPNTPEVQEAARYALTVYNQKSENANLYKIVKIQSAQSQVVAGVKYTMVVEMGLTQCKKGSTDNAASCSLLNTSGQTLVCTFVVLEQAWINVRSLLDSSCTPSGQ